The following proteins are co-located in the Corynebacterium kalinowskii genome:
- a CDS encoding HAD family hydrolase has product MKYLFDLYGVLLKTQTDQALRNLEEVLGCGPELWPVYWQFRGDFDAGRVSEEEYWELVRAKLDLPTFDVVKAIEVDYAGWLEEDPEMVERVKSIKPKGLLSNIPAGLARRVLEKHTWLQEFDSIAMSCDIGVEKPNSKAYEIALEMLGATPEETLFFDDNEANVNAARELGIQAVLFTGIEDLK; this is encoded by the coding sequence ATGAAATACCTCTTCGACCTCTACGGGGTCCTGCTGAAAACGCAAACTGACCAGGCGCTGCGCAACTTGGAAGAAGTGCTCGGCTGTGGCCCCGAATTGTGGCCGGTGTACTGGCAGTTCCGCGGCGATTTCGATGCCGGCCGCGTGAGCGAAGAAGAGTATTGGGAGCTCGTGCGCGCGAAGCTGGATCTGCCGACATTCGACGTGGTCAAGGCCATCGAGGTCGACTACGCTGGCTGGCTGGAGGAAGACCCGGAGATGGTCGAACGGGTCAAGTCGATAAAGCCCAAGGGCCTGCTCAGCAACATCCCTGCAGGTCTCGCGCGCCGGGTGCTGGAAAAGCACACGTGGCTCCAGGAGTTCGACTCGATTGCGATGTCCTGTGACATCGGGGTCGAGAAGCCGAATAGCAAGGCCTACGAGATCGCCCTGGAAATGCTGGGTGCGACACCGGAAGAGACGCTATTCTTCGATGACAACGAGGCAAACGTGAACGCGGCGCGGGAGTTGGGCATTCAGGCCGTGCTGTTTACCGGAATCGAGGACTTGAAATGA
- a CDS encoding gamma carbonic anhydrase family protein gives MIMAFEGKEPKIHPSAFVAPNATIIGDVEIGPDANIWFNVVIRADVNKISIGARTNIQDGAVLHVDRDAPCTLGDDVTVGHMALVHGTTVGNGTLVGMKSALLSRSVVGEGCLIAAGAVVLEGQEIPEKTLAAGIPAKVKRENDREFITHAGRYVELSKKYL, from the coding sequence ATGATCATGGCGTTTGAGGGCAAGGAACCGAAGATCCATCCGAGCGCATTCGTGGCGCCGAATGCGACGATCATCGGTGATGTGGAAATCGGGCCGGATGCGAATATCTGGTTCAACGTGGTGATTCGCGCGGACGTCAACAAGATCTCGATCGGCGCGCGCACCAACATCCAGGACGGGGCGGTGCTGCACGTGGATCGCGACGCGCCGTGCACGCTTGGCGACGACGTCACCGTCGGCCACATGGCGCTCGTCCACGGCACCACTGTTGGCAACGGCACCCTGGTGGGCATGAAGTCTGCGCTGCTCAGTAGGTCAGTAGTCGGCGAAGGCTGCCTCATCGCGGCGGGCGCGGTAGTGCTCGAAGGCCAAGAAATCCCGGAAAAAACCCTGGCAGCGGGCATCCCGGCGAAGGTTAAGCGCGAGAACGACCGGGAGTTCATCACCCATGCCGGTCGCTACGTCGAACTATCTAAGAAGTACCTTTAG
- a CDS encoding DUF559 domain-containing protein → MNTFTLPRTASEIRLSAIRNGQWVKHSYGIYSASEGAKDSAFRVRAAHLRFPSGAIGGFAALAFHGVPFWWDVDLVTVHTPARGIREEDGMHLVKGVTFTPYHGLDQHFPDLVCVDPATAAIDCLIYVLRKRINFWTPKVTGIWLHELRAIQIIDATLRYTSATRGELREAARNRLCKRKLNRLLKLADDRCDSPPETSLRLILGRLLPGWETQVAIYDDNRLITVIDFAWKRLKVAVYYDGSVHNEQRNVDRDNEITAFLEERGWTVLRVSKGMIRREEDLIRRVVQRIRQQGGPDLAMQTIENRSKRQSASPNPARVI, encoded by the coding sequence GTGAACACTTTTACTTTGCCTCGTACTGCTTCTGAAATCCGTCTTTCTGCGATTCGTAATGGCCAGTGGGTCAAGCATTCTTATGGGATCTATTCCGCGTCGGAGGGGGCGAAGGATTCCGCCTTTCGCGTTCGCGCTGCCCACCTGCGTTTTCCTTCCGGCGCTATTGGTGGGTTTGCTGCTCTTGCGTTCCATGGGGTTCCCTTTTGGTGGGATGTCGATCTGGTGACGGTCCATACTCCGGCTCGCGGGATTCGTGAGGAGGATGGGATGCACTTGGTCAAGGGCGTGACTTTCACTCCCTACCATGGCCTTGACCAGCACTTTCCCGACTTAGTGTGTGTCGATCCGGCAACGGCGGCCATCGATTGCTTGATTTACGTCCTCCGCAAGCGGATAAACTTCTGGACGCCAAAAGTCACCGGAATCTGGCTCCACGAACTCCGCGCGATCCAGATCATCGACGCCACCCTCCGCTACACCTCGGCCACACGCGGTGAGCTGCGCGAGGCTGCTCGCAATCGCCTGTGCAAACGCAAGCTCAACAGGTTGCTGAAGCTTGCCGACGACCGTTGCGATTCACCACCCGAAACTTCCCTGCGCCTGATCCTTGGTCGCCTTCTCCCGGGGTGGGAAACCCAAGTGGCGATTTATGACGATAACCGTCTGATCACCGTCATCGACTTCGCCTGGAAAAGGCTCAAGGTGGCGGTATATTACGACGGCTCTGTCCACAACGAGCAGAGAAACGTGGATCGTGACAATGAAATTACCGCCTTCCTCGAAGAACGCGGTTGGACTGTGCTGCGAGTGTCCAAAGGTATGATTCGGCGCGAGGAGGATCTCATTCGTAGGGTGGTCCAGCGTATTCGCCAGCAAGGCGGGCCGGATTTGGCAATGCAGACTATAGAAAACCGGTCGAAACGTCAGTCTGCTTCACCAAATCCAGCGCGCGTTATCTAA